The following are encoded together in the Candidatus Neomarinimicrobiota bacterium genome:
- a CDS encoding PorV/PorQ family protein, producing the protein MKRFIVTILALSITVQLGYAQQKLGQTGAQFLSIASDAWGGGMAEAMTIIEMKSASLLFNPAGMARLDASVDIMASQNQWIADITHNLFTAAISPADGKYGTFGASLMSVDYGSIQGTMVWDNDKGYIDTEILKPTAFAAGLGYAKALSDKFSVGGQIKYIGLNYTRSVFPDDDGNADTVKSHIAYASAFDFGTIFKTGWHSLAFGMSMRNFSDQIKIEKESFQLPLTFSLGIGMDVFDLFRDQMGNQKLQIAIDALHYRSHPEQIKIGFEYKPVNMLALRTGFYTSEDENGDTFDENDLTFGIGIQQFGLVFDYAYTPKGVWNEVHRVSARFSF; encoded by the coding sequence ATGAAGAGGTTTATTGTTACCATTCTGGCTCTGAGCATAACGGTACAGCTTGGATATGCCCAGCAAAAATTGGGGCAAACCGGAGCTCAGTTCCTTAGTATTGCATCTGATGCCTGGGGTGGAGGTATGGCTGAGGCAATGACCATTATTGAGATGAAAAGTGCTTCTCTGTTGTTCAATCCGGCCGGGATGGCCAGGCTGGATGCATCTGTTGATATTATGGCCAGTCAAAATCAGTGGATTGCCGATATCACCCATAATCTATTTACGGCTGCCATTAGTCCGGCTGATGGTAAATACGGAACTTTCGGTGCCTCGCTGATGTCAGTGGACTATGGCAGTATTCAAGGAACCATGGTCTGGGACAACGATAAGGGCTATATCGACACAGAAATTCTGAAACCCACTGCTTTTGCTGCAGGTCTGGGTTACGCCAAAGCTTTGAGCGATAAATTCTCAGTGGGCGGGCAAATTAAATATATCGGTTTGAATTACACCCGAAGTGTCTTTCCTGATGATGATGGGAATGCCGATACGGTTAAGAGTCACATTGCCTATGCCAGCGCATTTGACTTTGGAACCATTTTCAAAACTGGGTGGCATAGTCTGGCTTTCGGCATGTCCATGCGCAATTTTTCGGATCAGATCAAGATCGAAAAAGAGAGTTTTCAATTGCCCCTGACTTTTTCACTGGGGATTGGCATGGATGTGTTCGATCTCTTCAGAGACCAGATGGGAAATCAGAAACTGCAGATCGCCATTGATGCTTTGCACTATCGTTCACATCCGGAGCAGATTAAGATCGGGTTTGAATACAAGCCAGTGAATATGCTGGCTCTCCGAACTGGTTTTTACACCAGCGAAGACGAAAATGGTGATACTTTTGATGAGAATGATCTGACCTTCGGAATTGGAATTCAGCAATTCGGGTTGGTCTTTGATTATGCTTACACACCAAAAGGTGTCTGGAACGAAGTACACCGTGTTTCGGCACGGTTTTCTTTCTGA
- the polA gene encoding DNA polymerase I, whose product MNKEKPPVIYLIDGSALVYRSHFAFIRQPLINTQGQLVSAIFGFMNALLRLMIREKPEYLAVVMDTKEKTFRHKQFPAYKATREKMPDELAAQLPVIDDIVNKLNIPYLKQPGFEADDIIGTMAKKAGEAGFEVRILTGDKDFAQLVTSNVQVVNPKDNVVWTPEFVKEKWGVPPELIIDLLGLMGDASDNVPGVPGVGPKTAVKLILEHGSMLELYEKLENVKNPKLKLKLEENRDLALLSRELVTIKTNMDSVPAADQIRIEAPDIDAVRRIFQEFELFRLMKPLDEVRALYSAGGETIGPVPNRNYTVVKHIPELIELVETLGKQGMVAFDLETTGLDVLTTEIVGLSFSWEANQGVYVAVKYPNPPEGCFTRDDIGTILRELKPFWDSDAIGKTGHNLKFDLAVLQSHGIPVKGVKFDSQIAAYLVNPGGRGYGLNDLSVQYLGLEPIHIEALIGKGKDQITMDFVSLDVISEYAAEDADIAFQLYEILSAKIKTDGLTDVLNDIDLPLMPVLMQMEREGTFVDAEMLGVMSTSLGLELERLEKAIYKEAGEEFNVASPRQVAEILFEKQGIKPIRKTKTGYSTDVNVLQILAKEHAIPRYMLDYRQVAKLKSTYTDSLPLLIHEKTGRIHSSFNQTIAATGRLSSTNPNFQNIPVRTELGRDIRKAFRPQSPDWKILAADYSQIELRLMAHYSQDERLIQAFKNGEDIHTATAAHVFGTDLFGVSEDQRRRAKVVNFGIMYGAGPFRMSNELEITMSEAAQLISEYFATYPGIRNYIDETLEFAREHKYVQTLFGRKRPIPDIDASNRMSREGAERVATNMPIQGTAADIIKIAMIQVYDHMQGAALKSKMILQVHDELVFEGPETELEQLSTLVKDTMEQAVKLDIPLTVDIGIGDNWLEAH is encoded by the coding sequence ATGAATAAAGAAAAACCACCTGTTATCTACCTTATTGATGGCTCCGCACTGGTCTATCGGTCTCATTTCGCCTTTATCCGTCAACCACTGATCAACACCCAGGGTCAGCTGGTCAGTGCCATATTTGGCTTCATGAATGCATTACTCCGTCTGATGATCCGCGAAAAACCGGAGTATCTGGCTGTGGTTATGGATACCAAAGAGAAAACCTTTCGGCACAAACAGTTTCCCGCTTACAAAGCTACCCGAGAAAAGATGCCGGATGAGCTGGCAGCGCAACTGCCGGTCATTGATGATATTGTCAATAAACTCAATATTCCCTATCTGAAACAACCTGGGTTTGAAGCAGATGATATCATAGGAACCATGGCTAAGAAAGCTGGGGAAGCAGGTTTTGAGGTTAGGATACTGACTGGTGATAAGGATTTTGCCCAGTTAGTTACTAGCAACGTCCAGGTTGTTAACCCAAAAGATAATGTGGTCTGGACCCCGGAATTTGTTAAGGAAAAGTGGGGCGTACCTCCAGAACTGATCATTGATCTACTTGGTCTCATGGGCGATGCCTCCGACAATGTGCCTGGTGTTCCCGGCGTAGGACCGAAAACTGCCGTAAAGCTGATCCTGGAACATGGCAGCATGCTGGAACTGTACGAAAAACTTGAAAACGTGAAAAACCCCAAACTGAAACTGAAACTTGAAGAAAATCGTGATCTCGCTTTACTTTCGCGGGAATTGGTGACCATTAAAACCAACATGGATTCGGTACCTGCAGCTGATCAGATTCGTATCGAAGCCCCTGATATTGATGCAGTACGCCGCATATTCCAGGAATTTGAACTGTTCAGGTTGATGAAGCCACTGGATGAGGTTCGAGCGCTCTATAGTGCTGGTGGTGAAACTATCGGACCTGTCCCAAATAGAAATTACACGGTAGTGAAACATATTCCTGAGCTGATTGAGTTGGTAGAAACACTGGGTAAACAGGGCATGGTGGCTTTTGATCTGGAAACTACAGGACTGGATGTGCTGACCACAGAGATTGTTGGTTTATCCTTTTCCTGGGAAGCAAATCAGGGTGTTTATGTGGCGGTCAAGTACCCCAATCCACCTGAGGGTTGTTTTACCAGGGATGATATTGGAACCATATTGCGGGAGTTAAAACCCTTCTGGGATTCTGATGCAATAGGGAAGACAGGCCATAACCTCAAATTCGATCTTGCAGTCCTGCAAAGCCACGGGATACCAGTGAAGGGTGTCAAGTTTGATTCACAGATCGCAGCCTATCTGGTCAATCCAGGAGGGCGTGGTTATGGTTTGAATGATCTCAGCGTCCAATACCTGGGTCTTGAGCCGATCCACATTGAAGCCCTGATCGGGAAGGGTAAGGATCAGATCACCATGGATTTTGTAAGTTTGGATGTGATCAGCGAATACGCAGCTGAAGATGCTGATATTGCCTTCCAGCTCTACGAGATCCTGTCTGCAAAGATCAAAACTGATGGGCTGACCGACGTACTCAATGATATTGATCTACCCCTGATGCCGGTTTTGATGCAAATGGAGCGAGAGGGCACTTTTGTCGATGCGGAAATGCTTGGTGTGATGTCAACCAGTCTGGGACTGGAACTGGAGCGCCTGGAAAAAGCAATTTACAAAGAGGCTGGAGAAGAATTCAATGTCGCCTCACCCAGGCAGGTGGCCGAGATCCTATTTGAGAAGCAGGGGATCAAGCCCATCCGCAAGACCAAAACAGGTTACTCCACCGATGTGAATGTCCTGCAGATTCTGGCCAAGGAACACGCTATCCCGCGTTATATGTTGGACTATCGTCAGGTTGCCAAGTTGAAATCAACCTACACAGATTCTTTGCCCCTGCTGATCCACGAGAAGACGGGTCGGATCCACTCAAGTTTTAATCAAACCATTGCTGCCACGGGGCGTTTGAGCTCCACCAATCCCAACTTCCAAAATATTCCGGTGCGAACTGAGTTGGGCAGAGATATCCGTAAGGCATTCCGCCCACAATCACCGGACTGGAAGATCCTCGCTGCAGATTATTCACAGATCGAGTTGAGGTTGATGGCTCACTATTCCCAGGATGAACGTTTGATCCAAGCCTTCAAGAACGGGGAGGATATTCATACTGCTACTGCAGCTCACGTCTTTGGGACTGATCTGTTTGGCGTATCCGAGGACCAAAGGCGGCGAGCCAAGGTGGTCAATTTCGGCATCATGTACGGAGCGGGACCATTCAGAATGTCCAACGAACTTGAGATCACAATGTCAGAGGCCGCGCAATTGATCAGCGAATATTTCGCAACCTATCCTGGTATTCGAAATTATATCGATGAAACCCTGGAATTCGCCAGGGAGCATAAATATGTTCAGACTCTTTTCGGCAGGAAAAGACCCATTCCTGACATTGATGCCTCCAACCGGATGAGTAGGGAAGGGGCCGAGCGGGTGGCCACCAACATGCCCATCCAGGGCACTGCTGCAGACATCATCAAGATCGCAATGATCCAGGTTTATGATCACATGCAGGGTGCTGCATTAAAGAGTAAAATGATCCTGCAAGTGCATGATGAATTGGTCTTTGAAGGCCCTGAGACAGAGCTGGAGCAATTGTCCACACTGGTGAAGGATACCATGGAGCAGGCAGTTAAACTGGATATTCCCCTGACTGTTGACATTGGCATTGGCGACAACTGGCTGGAAGCGCATTAA
- a CDS encoding PIN domain-containing protein, with the protein MKKVFIDSDVILDVLTQREPFYFDSSQIISMCEDKRLEGFSTALVFANIYYLIRKLRSKEIARTSLRKLQIILSVLPLNGEHVERALNSKFTDFEDALQNYASESHGIEVIITRNVTDYKHSGLSVLTPHAFLKIYQLSD; encoded by the coding sequence ATGAAAAAGGTCTTTATCGATTCTGATGTAATTCTGGATGTCCTGACCCAACGCGAACCATTTTATTTTGATTCTTCCCAGATCATCAGCATGTGTGAGGATAAGCGCTTGGAAGGATTTTCCACAGCTCTGGTATTCGCAAATATCTATTATTTGATCAGGAAGCTACGCTCCAAAGAAATCGCCCGAACCAGTCTCAGGAAATTGCAAATCATTCTAAGTGTATTGCCGTTAAATGGTGAACATGTGGAGCGTGCGTTAAATTCTAAATTCACTGATTTTGAGGATGCCCTGCAAAATTATGCATCGGAATCTCATGGTATCGAGGTGATCATAACCAGGAATGTGACTGACTATAAACATAGCGGTCTATCTGTGTTAACCCCTCATGCATTTTTGAAGATATATCAACTTTCAGATTGA
- a CDS encoding DUF6364 family protein has protein sequence MLKKLTLSISETTILGAKRYAKAHQTSLSSLVEIYFNYLNQNKVSDGEQMSPIVKELSGIMELDQDFNLKDDYANYLLEKYLK, from the coding sequence ATGCTAAAAAAACTAACGCTTAGTATAAGTGAGACTACCATTTTGGGAGCCAAGCGCTATGCAAAAGCGCATCAGACCAGTCTTTCCAGCCTGGTAGAGATATATTTCAATTATCTCAATCAGAACAAGGTCTCAGATGGTGAGCAAATGAGTCCAATTGTGAAAGAATTATCAGGGATCATGGAGCTTGATCAGGATTTCAATTTAAAAGATGATTATGCGAATTATCTACTAGAGAAGTATTTGAAATGA
- the rimO gene encoding 30S ribosomal protein S12 methylthiotransferase RimO has product MTKFKKKVRIISLGCVKNTVDSEIIAGGLEAAGIELVDEAEAANTILINTCGFIGDAKEESVEVILDAAQLKTEGQLEELLVAGCLSARYKDELTKEIPEVDQFFVTEDFRNIFDHIAAKPHLADDPDHRRKLMTPRHYAYLKISEGCDNVCSFCAIPLMRGGQRSRSIDSLIAEANSLVARGVKELIVIAQDSTTYGWDLSPKRYLHELLSELDQVTGLEWIRLHYTHPSHFSRKLIPVLKNAKKIVPYLDIPIQHAASNMLTAMKRGLDADGLRRLLLDLRKEIPNLRLRTSVIVGFPGETEADFEELLDFLEEIEFDRLGVFTYSEEEDTSAAQLEDDVPHEVKVDRMDAVMDLQHGISFSKNQKLVGKEIEVIIDAPDPENEDQMLGRTIWDAPDIDQIVYVESKFELGSIVKLKIIDAGPYELYGTVESESSE; this is encoded by the coding sequence ATGACTAAATTCAAAAAAAAAGTCCGAATCATCAGCCTGGGATGTGTCAAGAACACGGTAGATAGTGAGATCATTGCCGGAGGTCTGGAAGCAGCTGGAATTGAGTTGGTTGATGAAGCTGAAGCAGCCAATACCATTCTCATAAATACCTGTGGGTTCATCGGTGATGCCAAAGAAGAGTCGGTGGAAGTGATTCTGGATGCGGCCCAACTAAAGACCGAAGGGCAACTTGAAGAACTCCTTGTAGCAGGTTGTCTATCAGCAAGATACAAGGATGAGCTCACCAAAGAAATACCTGAGGTTGACCAATTCTTTGTGACTGAGGATTTCCGGAACATATTTGATCATATCGCTGCAAAACCGCATTTGGCAGATGATCCAGACCACCGTCGAAAACTGATGACTCCCCGGCATTATGCCTACTTGAAGATCAGTGAGGGCTGTGATAATGTCTGCAGTTTCTGTGCAATTCCTCTTATGCGGGGTGGACAGCGAAGCCGCAGTATCGATTCACTGATCGCGGAAGCAAATTCCTTGGTTGCTCGAGGCGTAAAAGAGCTGATCGTTATTGCCCAGGATAGCACGACTTATGGCTGGGATCTCAGCCCAAAACGGTATCTTCACGAGTTGTTGTCAGAACTGGATCAAGTGACTGGCCTGGAGTGGATAAGATTGCACTATACCCACCCTTCCCATTTTTCCAGGAAGCTTATTCCAGTCCTGAAAAATGCCAAAAAGATCGTACCCTACCTGGATATCCCGATCCAACATGCTGCTTCCAACATGTTGACAGCCATGAAACGGGGTCTTGATGCAGATGGTCTGCGCCGCCTGCTGTTGGATCTACGAAAAGAAATTCCCAATTTGAGATTACGAACTTCTGTGATCGTGGGATTTCCCGGTGAGACAGAAGCTGATTTTGAGGAACTACTGGATTTTCTGGAAGAGATCGAATTTGATCGGCTGGGCGTTTTCACCTACTCGGAGGAGGAGGATACCAGCGCTGCACAACTTGAGGATGATGTTCCACATGAGGTTAAAGTCGATCGGATGGATGCTGTCATGGATCTGCAGCATGGCATTTCATTTTCAAAGAATCAGAAATTGGTCGGAAAAGAAATAGAGGTCATCATTGATGCACCAGATCCTGAAAATGAGGACCAGATGCTGGGTCGAACCATCTGGGATGCACCAGACATTGATCAGATCGTGTATGTCGAAAGCAAGTTTGAGTTGGGCAGTATCGTTAAGTTGAAAATCATAGATGCCGGGCCGTATGAGTTGTATGGAACCGTGGAATCAGAATCGTCTGAATAG
- a CDS encoding signal recognition particle-docking protein FtsY has protein sequence LDGTAKGGIAIAIHHNLDIPVKYIGIGEQMSDIQNFDASSYVGALFEVSNN, from the coding sequence CTGGATGGGACCGCAAAAGGTGGGATCGCCATAGCCATCCATCATAACTTGGATATTCCGGTTAAGTATATCGGAATCGGGGAACAGATGAGTGATATCCAGAACTTTGATGCATCAAGCTATGTGGGAGCCCTTTTTGAAGTCAGCAACAATTAA
- the ftsY gene encoding signal recognition particle-docking protein FtsY, which yields MSKLFTGSVPLTDEMLEQVEETLISADIGVELSMEIIEDLRKSFPLNQVVEMSGVVEFLKNDLRQRLSTKQIEVKPAGHPHVILVVGVNGTGKTTSIGKLAHHYTSQGKQVLLVAGDTFRAAAIQQLAIWSDRSGAELMQKEAADPSAVVYDALQSAKQRGIDVVIIDTAGRLHTQKNLMIELDKIQRVIKKVIPDAPHETVLTIDATTGQNGLIQARQFSQVTPVDHLFLTKLDGTAKGGIAIAIHHNLDIPVKYIGIGEQMSDIQNFDASSYV from the coding sequence ATGAGTAAACTATTCACTGGTTCGGTTCCTTTAACAGATGAAATGTTGGAGCAGGTCGAAGAAACGCTCATATCTGCTGATATTGGAGTTGAACTCTCCATGGAAATCATTGAAGATCTGCGTAAAAGCTTTCCCCTGAACCAGGTGGTTGAAATGAGTGGTGTGGTTGAATTTCTGAAAAATGATCTCAGACAGAGGCTATCCACTAAGCAGATCGAGGTCAAACCGGCTGGACATCCGCACGTGATCCTGGTCGTGGGGGTCAATGGAACTGGAAAAACCACATCTATCGGGAAATTGGCTCATCATTACACCAGTCAAGGTAAACAAGTTCTGCTGGTTGCTGGAGACACCTTCAGAGCTGCGGCTATTCAGCAGTTGGCGATCTGGTCAGACCGCAGCGGTGCAGAACTGATGCAGAAGGAAGCAGCGGACCCCAGTGCAGTAGTATACGATGCTCTGCAGAGTGCCAAACAACGTGGAATTGATGTTGTGATCATTGACACCGCCGGCCGCCTACACACTCAAAAGAATTTGATGATCGAATTGGATAAGATTCAGCGTGTGATCAAGAAAGTCATTCCAGATGCTCCGCATGAAACTGTTTTAACCATTGATGCCACAACTGGTCAGAACGGACTGATCCAGGCTCGGCAATTTTCTCAAGTAACACCAGTGGATCACCTTTTTCTCACTAAACTGGATGGGACCGCAAAAGGTGGGATCGCCATAGCCATCCATCATAACTTGGATATTCCGGTTAAGTATATCGGAATCGGGGAACAGATGAGTGATATCCAGAACTTTGATGCATCAAGCTATGTGG
- a CDS encoding CDP-alcohol phosphatidyltransferase family protein — translation MINLLKNKKLLTAANATSAARALMVFPIVYLLNIWDGQLANFPVWAAFWIAMAIFSDYLDGWFARSYHEVSRLGKFLDPVADKIVIFGVLFFAKPISQSIPNWFIAFIIFREVFIFALGYLVSKDSKREMQANRTGKWSVFLTSITFILLIFKLQPWADYLLYLTTAVGSVSFVLYMKYYYHLYQVDVKHN, via the coding sequence ATGATCAACCTGTTAAAAAATAAAAAGTTACTTACAGCGGCCAATGCAACATCGGCGGCCAGAGCCCTGATGGTGTTTCCTATTGTATACTTGTTGAATATATGGGATGGTCAGTTGGCCAATTTTCCTGTTTGGGCGGCTTTTTGGATCGCGATGGCTATCTTCTCAGATTACCTGGATGGCTGGTTCGCTCGTTCTTATCACGAGGTCAGTCGTTTGGGCAAATTCCTGGATCCGGTGGCAGATAAGATCGTTATTTTTGGAGTCCTATTCTTCGCAAAGCCGATATCACAGTCAATTCCCAACTGGTTTATTGCATTTATCATTTTTCGAGAGGTTTTTATCTTTGCTTTGGGGTATCTGGTCAGCAAAGACTCTAAACGGGAGATGCAGGCCAATCGTACTGGAAAATGGTCTGTCTTTCTAACCAGTATTACCTTCATTTTGCTGATCTTCAAACTGCAACCATGGGCCGATTATCTGTTATACCTGACAACCGCTGTTGGCTCTGTCTCCTTTGTGCTCTACATGAAATACTATTATCACCTGTACCAGGTCGATGTAAAACACAACTAG
- a CDS encoding ATP-binding cassette domain-containing protein: MTLTLPPLKRNYPGNDRFQLETPELLIGGSGYVCIIGANGSGKSSFGEALAAHSQLQTGHNWYYLPQYLERFLFAENIVEQLGDLLSQKVDKSKLTSLLTELGFLDPGAVFDFPFLLMSGGERRRMALACVFYMQPDYLIMDEPDIGVTPKENMVLLSKIHNLQAINTGVIVISHSSDIVNESSELICLKAGKIQRMGKTRDLLADPEFELKEYGVRFQ, translated from the coding sequence ATGACCCTCACCCTACCTCCGCTAAAACGCAATTATCCAGGAAATGATCGATTTCAACTGGAAACACCTGAATTGCTTATCGGTGGCTCTGGATATGTTTGCATCATAGGAGCCAATGGCAGTGGCAAAAGCAGCTTCGGAGAAGCCCTGGCAGCTCATAGCCAACTGCAGACTGGACACAATTGGTATTATTTGCCTCAATATCTTGAACGATTTTTATTCGCAGAGAATATTGTTGAACAGTTAGGCGACCTGCTCTCTCAAAAAGTCGACAAGTCTAAATTAACCAGTCTTTTAACAGAATTGGGATTTCTCGATCCTGGTGCTGTGTTTGACTTTCCATTCCTGTTGATGAGTGGGGGGGAGCGTCGTCGTATGGCGCTGGCTTGTGTGTTTTATATGCAGCCTGATTATCTAATTATGGATGAGCCTGATATTGGAGTCACTCCAAAAGAAAACATGGTGCTTTTGTCAAAAATACATAATTTGCAGGCCATCAACACTGGAGTGATCGTGATTTCGCATAGTTCCGACATCGTGAATGAATCTTCAGAATTGATCTGCCTTAAGGCAGGGAAAATACAGCGGATGGGAAAAACCAGAGATTTGTTGGCAGACCCGGAATTTGAACTAAAGGAATATGGTGTCAGGTTTCAATAA
- a CDS encoding ABC transporter ATP-binding protein: MSCHFQVRDLALSYRWKTFVKPIFKNLNLCVERGWFVTITGCNGSGKSSLIKLILGLVQPDTGELLLEGIPVRAGFPGAVRNHQIAYMAQQIEEMFFANTVREELSYGADGVLEKQGQVLAELGMNHFMDRTIESLSGGERQGLALAQFMIQEAPFLLLDEPSSYLDQSRADRLKDFMMQAHRSGKTILHVTQYTQEISWGTHHIDLDQTDPKVRSI, encoded by the coding sequence GTGAGCTGCCATTTTCAGGTAAGGGATCTGGCGCTCAGTTATCGCTGGAAAACCTTCGTAAAGCCGATATTCAAAAACCTCAATCTTTGTGTTGAGCGAGGGTGGTTTGTGACGATCACGGGGTGCAATGGGAGCGGTAAGAGTAGTCTCATAAAACTCATTTTGGGATTGGTACAGCCTGACACAGGGGAGCTTTTGTTGGAAGGAATACCCGTTAGAGCTGGTTTCCCTGGAGCAGTACGCAATCATCAGATAGCCTATATGGCCCAACAGATCGAAGAAATGTTCTTTGCAAATACGGTTCGCGAAGAACTTTCGTATGGGGCTGATGGGGTGCTGGAAAAACAGGGGCAGGTTCTGGCTGAACTGGGGATGAACCATTTCATGGATCGCACCATCGAGAGTTTATCCGGTGGTGAAAGGCAGGGATTGGCACTGGCTCAATTCATGATCCAGGAAGCTCCATTTTTATTATTGGATGAACCCAGTTCATATCTGGATCAAAGCAGAGCAGATAGGTTAAAAGACTTTATGATGCAGGCCCATCGCTCAGGCAAAACGATTTTGCATGTCACCCAATACACACAAGAGATCAGCTGGGGCACCCATCATATCGATCTGGATCAGACTGATCCCAAAGTCAGGTCAATATGA
- a CDS encoding polyprenyl synthetase family protein, with protein MKISLDDLLRPIQAELNSFQDYFENSLKSHVFLINQVMKYIIAQKGKKMRPMLLLLSAKLNGACTEQTYSAATLVEVLHTATLVHDDVVDEAETRRGLPSINSIWRNKISVLIGDYLFSKALVKMVDLKHPKMLELLAHTADKLVTGEIDQIDRARSDTMTESAYYAMIEDKTASLLATGCKLGAMTTSDDQDVWEALFEYGRNFGIAFQIKDDLFDFEGRAASVGKPIGLDVKHNMVTLPIIHALQQASKSEKREFKHMIKKGSDQTVRKYALDFINRYGGLEYTKQRLQEYSDQAKASLAPFPDSHVKHSMIQFIDFNIQREK; from the coding sequence TTGAAGATTTCCTTGGATGATCTGCTAAGACCGATACAGGCTGAACTCAATAGTTTTCAAGACTATTTTGAGAATTCACTTAAGTCACATGTTTTCCTGATCAATCAGGTCATGAAATATATCATTGCCCAGAAGGGTAAGAAAATGCGTCCCATGCTCCTGCTGCTGTCGGCAAAGCTAAATGGGGCATGTACTGAGCAGACCTATTCAGCTGCAACACTAGTGGAGGTTCTGCATACTGCCACCCTGGTTCATGATGATGTAGTTGATGAAGCAGAGACACGACGGGGATTACCCAGTATCAACTCTATCTGGCGTAACAAAATTAGTGTGCTGATCGGGGATTATCTTTTCTCCAAAGCTCTGGTTAAAATGGTGGATCTCAAACACCCCAAGATGTTGGAGTTGCTAGCCCATACTGCTGATAAGCTGGTTACTGGTGAGATCGACCAAATCGACAGAGCCCGGTCTGATACCATGACAGAATCAGCCTATTATGCTATGATCGAGGACAAAACTGCTTCGCTGTTAGCCACGGGATGTAAACTTGGTGCCATGACCACCTCAGATGACCAGGACGTTTGGGAAGCGCTCTTCGAGTATGGACGCAATTTCGGGATTGCTTTTCAGATCAAGGATGATCTGTTTGATTTTGAAGGGCGGGCGGCTTCGGTTGGGAAGCCCATTGGCCTTGACGTAAAGCATAACATGGTGACACTACCTATCATTCACGCCTTGCAGCAAGCCAGCAAATCAGAAAAACGTGAATTCAAACACATGATCAAAAAGGGCAGTGATCAGACAGTTCGGAAGTACGCTTTAGACTTCATTAACCGTTATGGCGGACTGGAATACACCAAACAACGTTTACAGGAATATTCTGATCAAGCCAAAGCCAGCCTCGCTCCATTTCCTGATAGTCATGTCAAGCATTCCATGATCCAATTCATTGATTTCAATATCCAACGCGAGAAATAA
- the tatC gene encoding twin-arginine translocase subunit TatC — protein sequence MATNTEMPLLEHLEELRWRIIKALSSVVIFAVIGFIFSNQLIHILSIPIEQTEPRLELLNTTILGVFLAKMRVAIILGLVFSLPVIIHQIWRFIAPGLLDDERAFAPMLIIVTIACFVVGSLFSYFVMIPWSLKFFSVLNHGLEGLVNYVTITDYLNYITILILFTGIAFELPVVIYLLAKIGVVDPHILRKIRRFAYLVILLVAAIFTPADPFTMVGVALPMVLLYEVSILVAKLVKKKKMEDEIAEDDSPGINKEDELLEDFLG from the coding sequence ATGGCAACGAATACAGAAATGCCTCTACTGGAACATCTTGAGGAGTTGAGGTGGAGGATCATCAAAGCACTGAGCAGTGTTGTTATATTTGCTGTTATCGGGTTTATTTTTTCCAACCAACTGATCCATATCCTCAGTATACCCATCGAGCAAACAGAGCCAAGACTGGAGCTGCTAAACACAACTATTCTGGGTGTTTTCCTAGCTAAAATGCGAGTAGCCATCATTTTGGGTCTCGTATTCTCCCTGCCAGTTATTATTCATCAGATCTGGCGGTTCATTGCACCGGGATTGCTTGATGACGAGCGGGCATTTGCCCCCATGCTAATTATCGTAACCATAGCATGCTTTGTGGTTGGTTCCCTGTTCTCATATTTTGTGATGATTCCCTGGTCACTGAAATTCTTCTCAGTCCTCAATCATGGCTTGGAGGGTTTAGTCAATTACGTTACGATCACCGATTACCTGAATTATATCACTATTCTCATCCTGTTCACTGGAATTGCTTTTGAACTACCGGTAGTCATCTATTTACTGGCTAAGATCGGAGTGGTGGATCCGCATATCTTAAGAAAGATCAGGCGTTTTGCCTATTTGGTGATCCTGCTTGTCGCAGCCATATTCACACCTGCAGATCCCTTTACCATGGTGGGGGTAGCACTGCCCATGGTCTTGCTCTACGAGGTCAGCATTCTGGTAGCAAAGCTGGTTAAGAAAAAGAAAATGGAGGATGAAATAGCCGAGGATGATTCACCTGGGATAAATAAAGAGGATGAGTTGCTTGAAGATTTCCTTGGATGA